The DNA region AGGGCAATCAGGGAAATTTTACCACGCCCTTTGGCTTCTGGCTGGAAAATGGCGCTGTTAGCGGGCGTTCTAAGCCCCTCGACAGGTTGCGCATTAATGGCTTTGACAGGAGATGAGCTGTCCCTGTTCTGGAGGGCATTTTCAGTCACCTGGTTGTGGGCAGGGAAAGCGCCTCTGGCGGCTGGACCTACCATAGATTGCTAGTGATCACTTAAACCATTCACCATCCTGTATCGGCTTTGAGTGGCAGGATGTGAGAATCACTACACAGATCATGGATGCCCGCTGCCTGTATGGGGGATAAAACACTGTCAGTTTGTTGAACAGGCAGGTATCCTGTTGAATTAAATACATCCCAGAGATAATGAACGAATGGTAATTTCCGACAACAAGGTCGCAAAGATTCATTACACCCTGAAGAACCAGGGCGGTGAGGTCATGGACAGCTCCGAAGGCCACGAGCCTCTGGCTTATCTCCAGGGCGCCGGGAATATTCTGGAAGGTCTGGAAAGTGCGCTGGCAGGCAAGCAGGCGGGTGACAAGCTGAAGGTGTCTATCGAAGCGGCTGAAGGTTATGGTGAATACGACGAAAGTCTGGTTCAGCCAGTGCCTCTGGAACAGTTTGGTGAGCACCAGGTGGAAGTGGGTATGCAGTTCCATGCTGACACCGCTATTGGTCCTCGCATTGTGACCATCATTGCCATCAACGAAGAAGAGAAGCAGGTGGTGATTGATGCCAACCACGCCCTGGCCGGTGAAGACCTGTTCTTTGATGTTGAGGTGGTGGAAGTGCGCGATGCCACTCAGGAAGAGCTGGATCACGGACATGTGCATGGGCCGGATGGCCACGAGCATTGATTAACCGCTGCTGATTAAAAAAGCCGGGCAGGTAACAACGACCTGCCCGGCTTTTTATTTGTATTTACTTTTTATTTTTTGCGCATTCAGCGGCAACATACTTTTTCAGGGCGTGTACTATGCTTGCTTAATATTTTCCCACTCTGAAGTATTATGGGTGCTGTCAGATTCAGATTAATTCTCTGCTTCGTTCTCTTAATGCTCAGTGAGATACTTGTTGCTCAAAACAATACCAGTGACAGTGAGCCAGAGGATGATTGCTCAAGCTTTACAACAGTGACGATAGATTCCGTTGAGGCACACATTCAGGAACTTTTACAGCAGGATAGCAAAAATTTAAGTGACTTGTCTGAGAATAGCGTGGAGGTTCAGGATGAAAGCCAGTCTGAACCTGAGACTCCATCAGAAGCGGAAACTATAGAATCACTAATGAGGAGCTATAGCGGCACTGTTATTTTGGTATCTAATCTGGATGTAGGTAATGTGGAAGATGTTAGGACTCTTCAGCAAATATGGAGGTCGTCTATTGCACGCTGGCAGCGTGAGGGCAGGATGATATGGATTGCCTATTCAAACAGGGACAGAACGTCTCAAGAGCTTGCAGAGCTGACCTTTGCCGGGTTCGACATTATCATAGAGCGCGGGTTGTCAGACTTGACTCTTTATTGCCGCTCACCAGTATTGCACACGAATATTGCCGAACACCTGGTGGTACAGAGACCTGTCAGAACGACAGAACACTTTGTTGTTATCCCGGATCTGGAAACGCAACTATTAAGTCTGCTGACGTCATTCATATATGCCCTGAGGAGAGGTGGGGCTATTCGGGATGACATGGCAGGTCTTGTTTTAAGTGGCCAATACAGCTACGACGATTATGAAAGGACGATTGCTGCTGTGGAAAGGCGACAAATGGGGACTTTGTTCAGAATCTGGATTGACCGGCACGCAAATACCGTTGAAATTAACGGCTTGCCGACACAGGAGATGGTCGTACGGGGAGTCGTGAGGGCGCTTGCTTTACCAGTAGCTTCTTTTATCGTCTTTGAAGCGAGAATTCGCAGGTTTCATGGAAGTGTGCAAATGCCAGTTTTGTTGGGCAACCAGATTCCTGTATCGGCTTTGAGTTATGAAAATAGCCTTGGTAATAATACCGACGATGGTTACATGGCTGATGATGAAAGCGATGACCGTTAACTTTGCTTAATAACGACGCTACAGACCTTTCAATTTCTCAGTTAATGGTTGTATAGTTCGCAGCCATTTTGTTTGTCGATTGTTTGTTGTCTATGCGACTCCTGACTGCGCCATTGTTGGCGATTGCTATAACTGCTTCTGTTTATAGTGCTGAACACGCTTTTCCGTATTGGACTATGATTGCGCAATGGAAAGACCCCCTGCTGTTTCTGGCTGGCCTGATGGCAGGGGTGCGTTGGCCTGACTGGGATTTTTTGATACCGGGGTTAAGCCACCGTTCCGGTTTGACGCATTCCATACTGTTGCCTCTAGTCGTGTATTTCATGGCCTTGCCCGCCATTGCTGCCGGGTTATCGCTGGGCATTGCCCTGCATCTGTCTTCTGATATTCAGCCCAAAGCCTGGACGGGAGGGGCGCTGATAAAATTTCCTGTGCTGGGCAGCATTGGAAAAAAACTGTCGCCGTTATGGCTGTTCATCAATATCGTGGGCTGCATTGGTATTATGGCAGCCTCCCTTGATATTGAACCGCATTTTGCCCAGCTGATTATGCTGATGGTAACGTCTGCCGGAACCTTCTGGTATTTCAGTCGAGAGGAGAAGAAGCGCCTGATTCCACTGACCACCCTGGCAGCCAGTGGCTTGCTGGTTCACAGTTTTCGCAGTGGGCTTCTTACTCTGAGTGCTGTGACTCAGTTTTTTGTCTGATCGCTTGATTTCGGGAGCGCTGGCGCTCCCTGTCACGGATTTTCTGCTTGCGTCGTGATTTTACGGTTTCCGCAACCTGCCCACCGATATGTGCTTCTCCACGGGCTTTAGCCAGCTGCATCTGTTTTTCCCGCTCCTTGAAACGCTGCTTCTGCTGGCTGGAATGTTTGTTATGGCAGTGTGGACAACTGACTCCCTGTTCATAAAACGGGCTGGCTTTATCTTCCTCGGTAATAGGCAGGCGGCAGGCGTGACACTGGTCGTATCGTCCCTTTTTCAGCTGGTGGTTGACCGTGACACGGTCATCAAAGACAAAGCACTCACCTTCCCAGAGCGATTCAGTCTCCGGAACGTCTTCCAGATATTTGAGGATGCCTCCCTGCAGGTGATACACCTGTTCGAAACCCTTTTGTTTAAGGTAAGCCGTTGATTTTTCGCAGCGAATACCACCAGTGCAGAACATGGCGACTTTTTTGTGTCTGGCCGGGTCAAGGTGTTTGTCAGCGTATTCAGGAAACTCCCGGAATGTTGTGGTTTCCGGGTTGGTAGCATGCCTGAAGGTTCCCACCTGAACTTCGTAATCATTGCGGGTATCGACCACGACAACCTCCGGATCTGAAATCAGTTGGTTCCAGTCCTGAGGTTTTACATAAGTGCCAGCACTCAGGATCGGGTCTATATTCTCGATCCCCATGGTGACAATCTCTTTTTTCAGTTTGACCCTGGTGTGCTTGAAGGGCTGTTGATCCGTAAAAGATTCTTTGGTGGTCAGGTCAGACAGCCTGGTGTCATTGCGCAGCCAGGCCAGAAGACTGTCAACATTCTCACGGCTTCCGGCCACGGTTCCGTTTATGCCTTCATGGGCAAGCAGCAGTGTTCCCCGGACTTGCAACCGGTGCATTGCCTCGGACAGGGGCTGGCGCAGGGTTTGGTAGTCGGTGAGAGTCACGAATTTGTAGAGGGCGCAAACAACGGTTTTCATTATTGTTGTCCATACTGTTGTCCATTGAGTGTACAACGCATTATCAGGGGTTATGTTCAGGGAGCCGGATGATGGGTTGGTTGAATGTGGTGAAGAGTGTAGCAGTCAACCAGGGATTGGAGTAGCAGTCTCTTCCAGTATGAAATAAGCCTGAATCAGTCAGTGCAAGCGTTTCTTCCATAAATTGTTAGATACACTAACCGCACAGTCAGTGTATTTTCAAAAGCATGGGGCATAATTTAGAGCATATTAAAAAGCCGACCAATAATAACTTTTAGTTAAAACGGATAAGGAGTAAATGATATGTACTCAACACAACTTTTCAACCATTCGACGAACGACTCTTTTTGGGTTGACCAATCTGATAAAAAGCCCCAGGCTGATAAAACCCGGGGAAGCGGTAGCCTGAATGGAGTGGAGGTAACGAGGGAAAACGGACAAAAGTATCTTTCCCGGACAGCTGTCGACCAGGCGAAGCCACCCAAAACATCCATCATGAGCAGAATAGCCCGACCATTTAAAGTTGCGGGCAGTTATATTAAAAGCACCATCAAAACCAGCGTCAGGAATGCTGCAAACCTTTCGGAGAAAGTGGGTAAATATGTTGGTGCGGGCATCGTTCTCGGAGCCTTGTGTCCCATTACTGCACCCTTAACGTTTGCGTCAGTTTTCTTACAAGACTCACAGTCTGCCAGACTACTCGGTAGCATAGCCAGTCCAGGTGAATCTCTGGGTGGAGGCACAGGCCGTATTGTTGGCGGAATTGCAGGTGCGGCAGTGGGGCTGGCTTTAACCCCTATTGCAGGAATGATTGGCCTTGTCAGGGGGGCGGTCAGTCTCATACCAGCCTCACATTCCGCGAGAGCCTGATTCCAGCTATTTAAGTCAGGCCGATGCAGTGTCCATTACCGTAGGAGCCTGACCGAGAATAGACTGCCCTACTGCGGTCGTAGCAAATTGGTCTGAAAATCCGCTTTTGTTCGTTAAATAGCTCGCTATTCGCCTCACAAAATCGAATTTTCATCCTCAATTTTCTACGATCCTCGCTACGGGCGCTATTCTCGGTCAGGCTCCGTAGGGATGAACACTGCATTTTCCCTAATGGCTGTTTGGATAAGTAACGGAGCAGGGAGTGTTCTCAGTTAACTTTGCAACCAGACATCCTTAGCCCAGTGCCAGACCGTAGGCCATGTTTCTTCTTCCTTCAGTTCTCCGCCTGACCAGAGACCGACTTCACCTTCAGCAGAAACGCAGTAGTAATCACCATTGTATTCGCAGATCGGGATCAGGTCTCTGGGAACACCCAGGTCCCAGGCCGTTGCGGTGACTTCTGGCAGATAAGTGTGGGAATGGGAGTCGGCAATGGTGACCGGCTCCATTGAGCCATAGACGACATCGCTTACCTGTAACAGGAATTCACGAAATTCGTAGGGTATAGGCAGCAGGATCTGTTCCTCTATTTCTATCAGGTCATCTTCGTTGGGAAGATCCAGAGGAATGGCCACCTGTTCCGCATTTTCCCGAAGTTCTTCAATGACATCTTCCATCGGTCTACATCCAGTAACAATAATTCAGAAACAATAGTTTGCCCCTAGTTTAACATTGCTCACTGGTAGCGTGATCACATTTATGCGGACACATGTGGGGCCGTCTGCATTGAAAGATATAACAGGCTGGAAATGTTACGGACTGTCTTCTGTAATAGATGCACTTCGCCTGTTAATTTGGCTTTTTCGGGTAATCTGACGTGAGCAGCGTAGCTGTCAATCTGGGTGCAGACCCTGTGCCAACCTGTTTCCGGCATTATTTGCTGCCCTCGGTTATGGGGATGATGATCAAGTCTGTTTATATTATTTCAGACCTGATCTTTATTGGTCAGAGTATGGGACACGCTGGTCTGGCAGCGATCAATATTGTAATTCCTTACTTCACTTTTATGTTTTCGGTTGCCATGTCGATTGGCGTGAGTGGCTCAGCACTGATGGCGATTCGTTTTGGTGAAGGGCGTAAACAAGAAGGCCTTATTATGTTTCAGCAGGCGTTCTCCCTGACCGGCATCACTATGATGCTGTTCACGGTTTTTACATTGCTGGAACTGGAAAACATTTCTTGCCTGTTTGGTGCCAATGAAGAGCTGTTGCCACTGGTTAAAGATTATCTGGGCATGATAACGCTGTTTGCTACTCCATGTGGTATGGGCTGGGCTATGTCCGGGTTCATCCGAAATGATGACAACCCCGGACTGGTTATGCTTGCAATGATTAGTAGCGCCAGCACTAATGTTTTTCTTGACTGGCTGTTCCTGTTTCCATTTGGCTGGGGCATGAAAGGTGCTGCCTGTGCCACGGGTATTGCTGAGGTGGTCATGTTGGGAACGCTGTTATTGCACTTTCGTCGCCCAAAGCAGTCGTTGAAACTTAAACTGGTGCTGCCGGACTGGCACATTTCTAAACTGATTTTCAAGAACGGTGTGTCGACATTTGTCATGGAGTCTGCAGTGGGTGTGGTGATCATGGTATCAAACTGGGTATTGTTAAGGCTCGGTGGCAACCTGTTTGTTTCTGTGTATACCATTGCCCTGAACTGCACCTGGGTGGTGGTTCTTCTTGTCTATGGTGTCGGACAGGCTACCCAGCCGATTATCAGCTTCAACTATGGTGCCGGGCTTAACCACCGGATTCAGGAAATCATCAAACTCGGATTTGGGCTGGCTATGGTGATTGGTCTTACCCTGTCGCTGGGAATGGTTGTGTTTGCCCATTCTATTGTGGCGCTGTTTGTTGATAAGCCATCTGCGCAATTGCTGGCTCTGGGGGGGCATGTACTGCGGCTGTATGCATTGTCGTTTGTACCTATGTGCATCAGTCTGATGACGGCGACGCTGTATCAGTCGGTTGATAAACCCGCTTATTCCACGGTTATTTCCATGTTGCGGGCCCTGGTTTTACCGCTGGCAGGAGTATTCTTATTGCCAACCTTATTTATGGCTAATGCCGTTTGGTACAATTTCTTGCAGACAGAGGTTATGACTGCCCTGATCAGCGTGTATTTCCTCAAACGCTTTTGGGATCAGTTGCGTTAAAGCACTGTTTAACCCTCTATGACATGGTCTGTATGAAAAGCCTGTATGAAGAGTCTGCCTGAATGGTGTTCACAGGCTCTCTGCTAGAAAGCCTGTGATGAAAATGGAGGGCTATCAGCTTTTCTTGCGGCGCAGGGGTTCAAAGCCCGCATCGACTGCTGTACCGGAGGCTTCAGCAGGCTTGCGACGTTTACCGATGTTTTTCTTCACACGATGACGAGCCTTGGTTTTGTCGGCGTCTTTCTTATTGATCTTTTTCTTTTTCGATCCTGCCGCTTTACCGGAAGCCTTGACCTTTTTCGGACCTTTCCATGAACCGCGTAACTCTTTAATGGAGCGCTTTTCAAAACGGGTTTTCAGGTAACGCTCAATGCTGGACATCAGGTTCCATTCGTTAGGGCCAATCAGGGCAATAGCCAGCCCTTTTTCACCGGCGCGTCCGGTACGGCCAATTCGATGTACATAATCGTCACCACTTCGGGCCATATCGAAATTGATCACCAGTTGCACACCTTTTATGTCCAGACCCCTGGCTGCCACATCCGTGGCGACCAGTATATTGATCTGGCCATCCTGAAACCGGTTCATAATCTGTTTGCGGTGTTTATGATCCATATCACCGTGCAGTACACCCACCTGTAACCCCTGCCTGTCCAGCAGATTAAACAGGTGCTCGGCATTATCGCGGGTATTGGAAAAGACCAGCGCCTTGTCAAAGGTTTCGTGCTTCAGCAGCCAGCTCAACAAACGTTCTTTGTGCGGATTGTCGTCAGACAGCATGATCTGCTGGTGAATGTTTTCGTGCTTGTCGCGGGCTGTACTGAGGGTAATGGTTTCCGGGTTTGTCAGTACAAACCGGATCAGTTCGCCCATGCCTTTGGGTTTCATGGTGGCAGAAAACAGCAGGGTCTGGCGTTCTTCACGGCATTCGTCAGCAATTTTCAGCATATCGGGGCTGAAGCCAAAGTCGAGCATCCGGTCGGCTTCGTCCAGTACCAGATATTCCAGATCACTGAAATCAGTGTTGCTGTTTTCCATGTGTTCCAGCAGACGACCCGGAGTGGCGATCAGGATTTCCGGGTTCTTGCGCAGGGTGTTAACCTGATGGCGGAAATCGTCACCGCCGGTAATGATGCCTGCTTTCAGCCAGGTAAAGCCCGCCAGCTTTTCACACTCTGCCAGAACCTGACGTGCCAGTTCCCGGGTGGGTACCAGAATCAGTCCCCGGGTGCTGGAACGGGGTGCCGGATTATTCTGCATGTGATGCAGCATGGGCAACAGGAAAGCGGCTGTTTTACCACTGCCGGTCTCGGCGTTGACGATAAGGTCCTTACCCTTTAACACCTCAGGAATCGTGGCTTCCTGAACGGGCGTTGCCTGAGTGAATTGCTGTTGGTCAAGAGCCTTTTGCAGGCGTTCATGCAGTGCCAGTTCGGAGAAAATCAAGGGCGGGTCCTCGGCAGAAAAAATCATGGGGGAATTTGAGAGGCAGGCATTCTATTCGGGAAGGACTGAAAAAGCTATGGTTCACCAAACAGCATGTCTGTCACCATATCGGCAATCGCGTCCGATATCTCGTTCATCCAGCTGTAATGATTTGCCATTTGCCAGGTGTTAAAGGTAAACATGCCTGCTTTTATCACCAGCAGACTGATCCCGGTGCCGAGTTGAGTCACCACTCCATCGGTCACGTCTGCAGGTGACGGCCTGTAAGTGTTTTCAAGATACTGAATAATAATCAATGAATTATAAGTAATGATATAGCCGACGACCTTGGCGTGGTCTTCAACTTTATTGCTGACAATCCCCCGGATTGAAAACTCTGACTCACCTTCTGACTGATAATCGCTATTCTGGTAACTCTCAACTAAATCGCCTGCACTATCGCCTACTCCCAGAATGCTAAGAAGGGAGTTAGCCGCTTCAAACAGCAGGAAGGCAGTGAGAAAGCTTTTACCCCACCAGGCATAAGCTCCGTAACCTGCAACGGAGGGAAGAGCGATAGTGATGGCATCTTCCAGCAGATCATCCAGAGAGTTATGTAAAAAGTGGTTAACTTCGTCGAGGAAGGTGGCGTATGTTGTGTAAAAAACCTTATGGAGGCGCTCTCTTGCGTTGAGTGGCTCCACTGGTTCAATTCTCATAATGGTGCAGTTATTTCTTTCTACCCAGCGCCCGGGACATCGGGTAAGAAACTGTGAGCTGTCTGGAAGCCCCTTTCCTTCTACTGCCTTTTCAAACAGTGCCGAATGATAGCAGACCAGTGTTGACTGGTTGCCGGAGATATCCATCATGCACAGCCTGCCGTCTCTCCTGCTGAGGGCAAAAGTCTGGGGGGGGTTAAAGGCTTCTGCCGTTGTGGTCAGCATCAGGCAAATTAGAAGGCAGCAATCTTTCAGGGTGATGTCCAGTCCAGTCATTCACTTTCCGTCTCAGTGCTGAATCGTCAATTGATGATAGAATAAGAGTCTTTAAAAGTTTTGGGGGGAGGATGTCCGCCTTCTTACGTTTTGTTGTTTCTATCGTTTTCCTGATAGGTCTGGCAGAAGCAGGCGAGTTTAGAATTGATGTCTACAATGCGACTGGTTTTTTCAGTCAATATTTTACGGAAGACGGGCAGGTTTATGAGGATTCCCAGATACTGGCGATGTTTCAACAGCTTCCTTTTATCAGAAGTATTCATGTAAACCACGATCCAAACCGATATTTCATCTACTCAGATTATCAAGTACAGCGAAATCCTGAGATACCTGCCATGGCCAATCCGGAATTAAGGCGCGAAACTCTGAAAAGTGCTTCTGTACCTTCAAAAAGACTCAGAAATAAACGGTTGCCTGACTTTTTAATAAGTAATTCTGACACGAACCCTATCCCAAGAAATATTGAAATCAGCAGGTCGGATAACCAGTCGTTCTCTGTTAAAAGTACATGGTCAAACGGTAAAACATCACATCGTAAAATGACTGGGAATCCTCTTTCAATGATTAATGTTTTAATTGATGTTGAAGACTGTATGGGACGCAGAGATGTACGTTTCAGCAGAACACAAAAGCAATGGCAAATTAAAACAGATGATGCTCGTGTGGTTCCTGGCCTTTCAATTTCCCTTCGTTACACCAGGGAACAGTGGGACCAAACCTTTTATGATGGAATTCTTGGTGTTGATGAGGGCTGGTCAATCTATGCAATCGTCATGTCTTCCGGGCAAAGTATTCTTTGGAACGGCCGTATGGTTTCCCATCAGGTCGTTATTGGGTTTCAGTTAGTTAACCAGCAAAGCCATTCTAATCTGTTTATTCAAATGACAAACTGGACAAACGATGACCTGCATTGCTCATACAATTACCTTAATCCTGAAACATCTTCTACCTGTCCGTTATTGTCTGAGAGTGAAAATAAGGTTGATGGTAGCAGTGAATTTATTCTCTACTCTATTCTCATTCACGCAGGAGCTGGTACTTCAAATGAAGAAACAGATCCTTTACCGCTACGCGCCTATATAAACAAGGGGTTTCGTGACGACGATGATGATGACGCACCTGCAGCCTCAGGGGCAGCAGGCTGTAGAGGATGCATGATATCGTCGGACAGATAGCTGGCTTAATTAATGGATAAAAATAATGATGGCTGAAGGCAATGGAAAGGTCGTGTGTGTATCAGGAGGATTTGATCCGGTTCATATTGGTCATCTGCGCCTGATGCAGGCAGCAAGTCAGTACGGACGAGTTGTTGTTATTGTCAATTCCGAC from Endozoicomonas sp. NE40 includes:
- a CDS encoding FKBP-type peptidyl-prolyl cis-trans isomerase; its protein translation is MVISDNKVAKIHYTLKNQGGEVMDSSEGHEPLAYLQGAGNILEGLESALAGKQAGDKLKVSIEAAEGYGEYDESLVQPVPLEQFGEHQVEVGMQFHADTAIGPRIVTIIAINEEEKQVVIDANHALAGEDLFFDVEVVEVRDATQEELDHGHVHGPDGHEH
- a CDS encoding rhodanese-related sulfurtransferase, producing the protein MKTVVCALYKFVTLTDYQTLRQPLSEAMHRLQVRGTLLLAHEGINGTVAGSRENVDSLLAWLRNDTRLSDLTTKESFTDQQPFKHTRVKLKKEIVTMGIENIDPILSAGTYVKPQDWNQLISDPEVVVVDTRNDYEVQVGTFRHATNPETTTFREFPEYADKHLDPARHKKVAMFCTGGIRCEKSTAYLKQKGFEQVYHLQGGILKYLEDVPETESLWEGECFVFDDRVTVNHQLKKGRYDQCHACRLPITEEDKASPFYEQGVSCPHCHNKHSSQQKQRFKEREKQMQLAKARGEAHIGGQVAETVKSRRKQKIRDRERQRSRNQAIRQKTESQHSE
- a CDS encoding SMI1/KNR4 family protein; translation: MEDVIEELRENAEQVAIPLDLPNEDDLIEIEEQILLPIPYEFREFLLQVSDVVYGSMEPVTIADSHSHTYLPEVTATAWDLGVPRDLIPICEYNGDYYCVSAEGEVGLWSGGELKEEETWPTVWHWAKDVWLQS
- a CDS encoding MATE family efflux transporter; the encoded protein is MSSVAVNLGADPVPTCFRHYLLPSVMGMMIKSVYIISDLIFIGQSMGHAGLAAINIVIPYFTFMFSVAMSIGVSGSALMAIRFGEGRKQEGLIMFQQAFSLTGITMMLFTVFTLLELENISCLFGANEELLPLVKDYLGMITLFATPCGMGWAMSGFIRNDDNPGLVMLAMISSASTNVFLDWLFLFPFGWGMKGAACATGIAEVVMLGTLLLHFRRPKQSLKLKLVLPDWHISKLIFKNGVSTFVMESAVGVVIMVSNWVLLRLGGNLFVSVYTIALNCTWVVVLLVYGVGQATQPIISFNYGAGLNHRIQEIIKLGFGLAMVIGLTLSLGMVVFAHSIVALFVDKPSAQLLALGGHVLRLYALSFVPMCISLMTATLYQSVDKPAYSTVISMLRALVLPLAGVFLLPTLFMANAVWYNFLQTEVMTALISVYFLKRFWDQLR
- a CDS encoding DEAD/DEAH box helicase, which produces MFSELALHERLQKALDQQQFTQATPVQEATIPEVLKGKDLIVNAETGSGKTAAFLLPMLHHMQNNPAPRSSTRGLILVPTRELARQVLAECEKLAGFTWLKAGIITGGDDFRHQVNTLRKNPEILIATPGRLLEHMENSNTDFSDLEYLVLDEADRMLDFGFSPDMLKIADECREERQTLLFSATMKPKGMGELIRFVLTNPETITLSTARDKHENIHQQIMLSDDNPHKERLLSWLLKHETFDKALVFSNTRDNAEHLFNLLDRQGLQVGVLHGDMDHKHRKQIMNRFQDGQINILVATDVAARGLDIKGVQLVINFDMARSGDDYVHRIGRTGRAGEKGLAIALIGPNEWNLMSSIERYLKTRFEKRSIKELRGSWKGPKKVKASGKAAGSKKKKINKKDADKTKARHRVKKNIGKRRKPAEASGTAVDAGFEPLRRKKS